Proteins co-encoded in one Paracrocinitomix mangrovi genomic window:
- a CDS encoding alpha/beta hydrolase: protein MKLYCLSGLGVDHRAFQNLQLEGVEMVHIAWIPPQKKESLKSYAQRLFESQNIPEDYNLIGVSFGGMIAQEFAKIRKPKNLFLISTIRNKSELPFKLKIAGNLRLDKIAPILLLKSGNALTYYFFGVKKVEDKALLKQILKDTNGKFLRWAMRAILNWDKTENVGGTSIHGTKDRILKNHSTEHPILGAGHFMIVTHADEVKDAVMKNWL from the coding sequence TTGAAACTCTATTGCCTAAGCGGACTTGGTGTTGACCACAGAGCATTTCAAAATCTCCAACTAGAAGGAGTAGAAATGGTTCATATTGCTTGGATTCCACCGCAAAAAAAAGAATCACTTAAGTCATACGCTCAAAGACTTTTTGAATCTCAAAATATACCTGAAGATTATAATCTTATTGGAGTTTCTTTTGGAGGAATGATTGCACAGGAATTTGCTAAAATTCGAAAGCCTAAAAATTTGTTTCTTATTTCTACTATTCGCAACAAATCCGAACTGCCTTTTAAACTCAAAATTGCAGGGAATTTAAGGCTAGACAAAATTGCTCCTATCCTCTTGTTAAAATCTGGAAATGCGCTTACCTACTACTTTTTTGGAGTAAAAAAAGTGGAAGACAAAGCATTGCTCAAACAAATTCTCAAAGACACAAATGGAAAGTTTCTACGTTGGGCCATGCGGGCAATTCTAAATTGGGACAAAACCGAAAATGTTGGTGGAACAAGCATCCATGGTACCAAAGACAGAATCTTAAAAAATCATTCAACTGAACACCCAATTCTCGGAGCCGGACACTTTATGATTGTCACCCATGCAGATGAAGTAAAAGATGCGGTGATGAAGAATTGGTTGTAG
- a CDS encoding endo alpha-1,4 polygalactosaminidase — protein MMKNSVSTKLFKYLSICCAGLLGFANLSCKKDSEVKPEGNSQAIAVYNQAYCENYEADNIDDIIQEAKNAYVLVDPFADGVVEKIPQIKTNNNQVGGYISIGTGENWRDDFNAMQPYLVSKQWGEWDGEYFVKETTTGIIEIMKARIDKLADWGCDWVEFDNMDWFFDEESNDTYGINVTEAEGIAYYNELCDYAHSKGLKCMAKNHVVQAVNFDGVLYESYNKEKDWWDHAGAQSFLDSGKLVIINHYHEKQPNLVYSEYMDLYNSGISYICESSKEKKYIHYNQ, from the coding sequence ATGATGAAGAATTCTGTTAGCACTAAATTGTTTAAGTACTTAAGCATATGTTGTGCAGGTCTTTTGGGTTTTGCAAATTTATCTTGCAAAAAAGACAGTGAAGTAAAACCAGAAGGAAACAGTCAGGCCATTGCGGTTTATAATCAAGCATATTGTGAGAATTATGAAGCTGATAATATTGACGATATCATTCAAGAAGCCAAAAATGCCTATGTATTAGTAGATCCTTTTGCTGACGGAGTTGTAGAGAAAATCCCCCAGATTAAGACAAATAACAACCAAGTAGGTGGATATATTAGTATTGGTACCGGAGAAAATTGGAGAGATGACTTTAACGCAATGCAGCCATATTTAGTAAGTAAACAATGGGGTGAATGGGATGGAGAATATTTTGTCAAAGAAACTACTACCGGAATAATTGAAATTATGAAAGCTCGAATTGACAAATTAGCTGATTGGGGCTGTGATTGGGTTGAATTTGATAATATGGATTGGTTCTTTGATGAAGAAAGCAATGACACTTATGGAATTAATGTAACAGAAGCTGAAGGAATTGCTTATTACAATGAATTGTGTGATTATGCTCATTCAAAAGGATTGAAATGTATGGCTAAAAACCATGTTGTCCAGGCTGTAAATTTTGATGGTGTTTTGTATGAATCTTACAATAAAGAAAAAGATTGGTGGGATCATGCAGGTGCGCAGAGTTTTTTAGATTCAGGCAAACTAGTGATCATCAATCATTATCATGAGAAACAACCTAACCTTGTATATTCAGAATACATGGATTTGTACAACAGTGGAATTTCATATATCTGCGAAAGCTCCAAAGAAAAAAAGTACATCCATTATAATCAATAG
- a CDS encoding AAA family ATPase, whose protein sequence is MKIIGRKEEIAMMESYIQDDKAHLVAVIGRRRVGKTFLIREVYKKFKVFEMTGLKGADLRSQLTNFTLQMNAYFGNGNQFEQPDSWLLAFNLLSNEIQKQENSTKRVLFFDEVPWIAGKKSGFTEALAHWWNNWASQQNIVVVLCGSAASWMLEHVVNAKGGLHNRITKLITLLPFNLEETKLFLKAKNIEISDYQIIQLYMAIGGIPHYLEQIQKGKSAAQNIQEMCFDKDGVLRNEFENLYPALFDNAGNHIKIIKALSSKSKGFERQEILDTTGISDGGTFSKILSELESSGFITTNLPLENKKKETLYRLTDEYSLFYLSFIEGLKAPAKDEWMRISQEQKYKIWCGYAFENLCMKHSDKIKNALGISGVQTSINSYLHKKSDVFNKGFQIDLLIDRKDDVINICEMKFYATEFTISADYAKNLRTKKEGLKIVTDTKKMVHLTLITTYGVTNNKHKLDLVDNDFTIGIFFD, encoded by the coding sequence ATGAAAATTATAGGTAGGAAAGAAGAAATCGCAATGATGGAATCTTATATACAAGATGATAAAGCTCATTTGGTTGCTGTGATAGGAAGACGCCGTGTTGGAAAAACATTTCTAATTAGAGAAGTTTATAAGAAGTTCAAAGTATTTGAGATGACCGGTCTAAAAGGTGCAGATTTGAGAAGTCAATTAACCAATTTTACACTTCAAATGAATGCTTACTTTGGAAATGGGAATCAATTTGAGCAGCCCGATAGTTGGTTATTAGCATTTAATCTACTAAGCAATGAAATTCAAAAACAAGAGAATTCCACTAAGCGGGTTTTGTTTTTTGACGAAGTACCCTGGATAGCTGGTAAAAAATCCGGATTTACTGAAGCTTTGGCACATTGGTGGAACAATTGGGCATCTCAACAAAATATAGTAGTAGTGCTATGTGGTTCTGCTGCTTCCTGGATGCTTGAGCATGTAGTGAATGCAAAAGGAGGGCTTCATAATAGGATAACTAAGTTAATTACCCTGCTACCTTTCAATTTAGAAGAAACAAAGTTGTTTTTAAAAGCTAAGAATATTGAGATCAGTGATTATCAAATTATACAACTGTATATGGCAATTGGCGGAATTCCTCATTATTTAGAACAAATCCAAAAGGGCAAAAGTGCAGCACAAAATATTCAGGAAATGTGTTTTGACAAGGATGGCGTTTTAAGGAATGAATTTGAAAATCTTTATCCTGCTTTATTTGACAATGCTGGTAATCACATAAAAATAATAAAAGCCCTATCCAGTAAGTCAAAAGGGTTTGAAAGACAAGAAATTCTGGATACTACAGGTATTTCAGATGGAGGGACATTCTCAAAAATTCTGAGTGAATTAGAGTCATCTGGTTTTATTACAACTAATCTGCCTTTGGAAAACAAAAAGAAAGAAACGCTCTACCGCCTCACGGATGAATATTCACTTTTTTATCTAAGTTTTATTGAAGGTTTAAAAGCTCCTGCCAAAGATGAATGGATGAGGATCAGTCAAGAACAAAAGTATAAAATATGGTGCGGATATGCCTTTGAAAATCTTTGTATGAAACATTCAGATAAGATTAAAAATGCACTCGGGATTTCAGGTGTACAAACTTCTATAAATAGCTATTTACACAAGAAGAGTGATGTATTCAATAAAGGATTTCAAATTGATCTATTAATAGACAGAAAAGATGATGTTATTAATATATGTGAAATGAAATTTTATGCAACTGAGTTCACAATTTCCGCGGATTACGCTAAGAATCTAAGAACTAAAAAAGAGGGATTGAAAATCGTTACTGATACCAAAAAAATGGTCCATTTAACGTTAATCACAACCTATGGAGTAACAAACAATAAGCACAAATTAGACTTAGTAGATAATGACTTTACAATTGGAATTTTCTTTGATTAA
- a CDS encoding T9SS type A sorting domain-containing protein — protein sequence MKKLLYSTAFIATTFFGLSSYAQVSLDRDVVATAGVSTTTGFQVSWTLGEFAVTYHNPGLILSEGFQQVDAASQSGITETDFNASVSIFPNPVTDILNYQIEGFENQELTGSIVDLLGREVINIPNFTVVSSFNGQVDMSELPAGTWILNLRSVNGALSKQFKIVKL from the coding sequence ATGAAGAAATTATTGTATTCAACAGCATTTATTGCGACTACTTTTTTCGGACTGAGTTCATACGCTCAGGTAAGTTTAGACCGAGATGTAGTTGCAACTGCGGGAGTAAGTACCACAACAGGATTTCAGGTTTCTTGGACACTGGGGGAGTTTGCGGTTACTTATCACAATCCGGGATTGATATTGTCAGAAGGTTTTCAGCAAGTAGATGCTGCTTCACAATCCGGGATTACAGAAACTGACTTTAATGCCAGTGTTTCAATTTTTCCTAATCCGGTAACTGATATCTTGAATTATCAGATTGAAGGGTTTGAGAATCAAGAATTGACAGGTTCAATAGTTGATTTATTAGGAAGAGAAGTGATTAATATTCCAAATTTCACTGTTGTGAGCAGTTTCAATGGACAAGTAGATATGTCTGAACTGCCCGCAGGAACATGGATTCTAAATTTACGAAGTGTGAACGGCGCTCTCAGTAAGCAATTTAAAATTGTTAAACTTTAA
- a CDS encoding tail fiber domain-containing protein, whose protein sequence is MKTKFYILAIFFAIAHFGFAQAPEAFNYQAVARDGAGNLLSSQSLDVKIGIYSGSGAATLEYEETHAITTNQYGQFSLQVGTGTVSSGTFSSIGWGTNEHHLKVEIDLGGGYVDLGTAQLMSVPYALHALSAGPWLENGTAVYYNGGYVGINTASPALSLHIKQTVSNKAIRVEHQTTTDYWEHGIGVNTHNYKFIFNGLGRADIASADGAYIQTSDRRLKHDIVDLEPVLGKIMQLKPSSYYYNGNKADDKRSYGFVAQDVEPLFPDLVRDIENGYSGIVYDGFAVVSIKAIQELNDEVENLKKEMAELKALIKEK, encoded by the coding sequence ATGAAAACAAAATTTTACATATTGGCGATATTCTTCGCAATTGCTCACTTTGGTTTTGCACAAGCTCCTGAAGCATTTAATTATCAGGCGGTAGCTAGAGACGGAGCGGGAAACTTATTAAGTAGCCAGTCATTGGACGTTAAAATTGGAATTTATTCAGGTTCTGGCGCGGCCACTTTAGAGTATGAAGAAACTCATGCTATTACTACTAATCAATACGGACAATTTTCATTGCAAGTAGGAACAGGTACCGTTTCTTCCGGGACGTTTTCATCAATTGGTTGGGGAACAAATGAACATCACTTAAAAGTTGAAATAGATTTGGGTGGTGGTTATGTTGATTTAGGAACAGCTCAGCTTATGTCAGTACCTTATGCTTTACACGCTTTATCAGCAGGACCTTGGTTAGAAAATGGAACTGCGGTATATTACAATGGAGGATATGTAGGAATCAATACTGCGAGTCCGGCACTGTCACTTCACATTAAACAAACTGTTTCAAATAAAGCTATTAGAGTTGAACATCAAACAACTACAGACTATTGGGAGCATGGAATAGGAGTTAATACACATAACTATAAATTTATTTTCAATGGTTTGGGGCGTGCAGATATTGCTTCAGCTGATGGTGCATACATTCAAACATCTGATAGAAGATTAAAGCACGATATAGTTGATTTAGAACCGGTATTGGGTAAGATAATGCAATTAAAGCCTTCATCTTATTATTACAATGGAAACAAGGCAGATGATAAAAGATCATATGGTTTTGTTGCACAAGATGTGGAGCCTTTATTTCCTGATTTAGTGAGAGATATTGAAAATGGATATTCAGGAATTGTTTATGACGGATTTGCGGTGGTATCTATTAAAGCTATTCAGGAGTTGAATGATGAAGTTGAAAATCTTAAGAAAGAAATGGCTGAATTGAAAGCACTAATAAAAGAAAAGTAG
- a CDS encoding FAD-dependent monooxygenase has product MNDITTDVLIVGAGPTGLMMANQLARFDINFTIIDLKDGPTVESRAIAVTARSMEIYQQMGLADEVLSNGKRMESFSLYRNGKAKAEVKIGEIGKGLTDFSYMLAFEQYKNESLLYKHLQAQGKEVMWQTKFIELKEYKEKVIALAEKDGDKFEIKAKYVVSCEGARSIVRRQLDFSFKGGTYEQKFFVADAKVDWKEGYNKLIISPSQYNFCAFMPLSGDENYRIIGTIPRKLNKVQELTFDHLSEVVKKTMKIPMEFKEVNWFATYKLHHRAVDHFSEDRVYLAGDAAHIHSPAGGQGMNTGLQDAYNLAWKMAFVLKGQSPEKLLNTYDEERMPFAKWLLKFTDRGFTLMSSTNWFYRFARKFIALPLAARMFKNSKVRPRIFKTVSQTGYSYVDANMSIDASDDELLFDAGDRFPYFQDDNLHLKMKSAGFSMVHIHSSPMTDEQKDILKASFHLPIEVIEDQNTEKWKALGVVNEMFILVRPDNYIAFISNEVEEKQMSEYLEKVGLK; this is encoded by the coding sequence ATGAATGATATCACAACTGACGTATTGATTGTTGGGGCTGGTCCTACAGGACTTATGATGGCTAATCAACTTGCCCGATTCGACATCAATTTTACCATTATCGATTTAAAAGACGGACCAACTGTTGAATCAAGAGCTATTGCTGTAACGGCCCGTAGCATGGAGATTTATCAGCAAATGGGACTAGCGGATGAAGTGTTGTCCAATGGGAAAAGAATGGAGTCTTTTAGCTTGTATCGCAATGGTAAAGCAAAAGCAGAGGTGAAAATAGGGGAGATAGGAAAAGGATTGACCGATTTCTCATATATGTTAGCTTTTGAGCAATACAAGAATGAAAGTTTATTGTACAAGCATTTGCAAGCTCAAGGGAAAGAAGTGATGTGGCAAACCAAATTTATTGAGCTCAAGGAATATAAAGAAAAGGTAATTGCACTGGCAGAAAAGGATGGTGATAAATTTGAGATCAAAGCCAAGTATGTAGTTTCTTGTGAAGGAGCCAGAAGTATTGTAAGACGACAATTAGATTTTAGTTTTAAAGGAGGTACTTATGAACAAAAGTTCTTTGTAGCTGATGCAAAAGTGGACTGGAAAGAAGGTTATAATAAATTGATAATATCACCTTCTCAATATAATTTTTGTGCTTTTATGCCATTATCCGGAGATGAGAATTACAGGATAATAGGAACCATTCCGCGTAAGTTGAATAAAGTGCAGGAGTTAACTTTTGACCATTTATCAGAAGTGGTAAAGAAAACCATGAAAATTCCAATGGAATTCAAAGAAGTGAATTGGTTTGCTACATATAAACTGCATCACAGAGCCGTAGATCATTTCAGTGAAGACAGAGTTTATTTAGCAGGAGATGCTGCACATATTCACAGTCCTGCTGGAGGACAAGGAATGAATACCGGATTGCAAGATGCTTATAATCTTGCCTGGAAAATGGCTTTTGTACTGAAAGGTCAGAGCCCTGAGAAGTTGTTGAATACTTATGATGAAGAACGAATGCCTTTTGCAAAATGGTTGTTAAAGTTTACCGATAGAGGTTTTACTTTGATGAGCAGCACCAATTGGTTTTACAGATTTGCCAGAAAGTTCATTGCCTTGCCATTGGCTGCCAGAATGTTTAAAAACAGCAAAGTTCGACCTAGAATTTTTAAAACAGTATCTCAAACCGGATATTCATACGTAGATGCCAATATGTCTATTGATGCCAGTGATGATGAGTTGCTTTTTGATGCCGGCGATAGATTTCCATATTTTCAGGATGACAACTTGCATCTAAAAATGAAATCAGCAGGATTTAGTATGGTTCACATCCATTCATCTCCAATGACAGATGAACAAAAAGACATTTTAAAAGCCTCATTCCATTTGCCAATAGAGGTGATAGAAGATCAAAATACAGAGAAGTGGAAAGCTTTAGGAGTTGTGAACGAAATGTTTATTCTGGTACGTCCGGACAATTACATTGCTTTTATTTCAAATGAAGTAGAGGAAAAGCAGATGTCAGAGTATCTAGAGAAAGTGGGGTTGAAGTAA